In one window of uncultured Draconibacterium sp. DNA:
- a CDS encoding FtsX-like permease family protein encodes MKKIHTIISRFIKRNPLYTSINFTGLVIGFVCVVFIGLWIKNELSYDRFHENVDQIYRVHRYFYDNNGTENLHLPYVAPPIAPLLKDEFSEIENITRVSHTGMLFRLNDEKVAEPYVCFAEPDILNIFSFAGLPGENNLLNEPLTAVVSSTIASKYFKNEYAVGKTMEFFDENGTSYNLKVTGVFKDWGQNNHFRPEILISFSTYASAVGESELKDWGSNNYETFALMRNKPLQLDSRLDKFINKQFENGTSWTKIRMEKLADIHLNWYGNRSSIYVLLSIALLILILGSINYINLNTAIYTKRIKEIQIKKVIGASAKRILSLLMLESVLFCIVSLIVALLIVSVAIPYLADLFNSNLAFSVGRNLNIITVFFILSILIGLISAVYPAKLLFVRKKYVSMPGKMSFRNGMVIFQFFVSIALIMSFLTVNKQLNYLQTKNLGLNQENVITVGASPNHIQKLDVLRDQLMKNPNIIDVSGSKRIPSQRLNDSNGMEVSNNGKMEPLGFRVANIRGDEHFVTTYEMKLIAGTNISNQAKDEKEYLVNRVAVERIGWESPEAAIGQIVEYGNEKGRVVGVLENFNYESLHNAVFPIILYKDASSYNRISIRINPADLSNTIGFIKNTWQEFDLSGSPFSYQFIDERFEHLYQSEKYTKTIFTCFMVLAIFIAILGLIGLSLFVMERRTKEIGVRKVNGAKISEVMVMLNKNFIKWVAIAFIIATPIAYYAMNKWLENFAYKTDLSWWIFALAGVLALGVALLTVSWQSWRAAARNPVEALRYE; translated from the coding sequence ATGAAAAAGATTCACACAATTATTAGCCGCTTTATAAAACGAAACCCATTGTACACCTCTATTAATTTTACGGGGCTGGTAATTGGTTTTGTTTGCGTTGTCTTTATTGGCCTTTGGATAAAAAATGAACTGAGTTACGACAGATTTCACGAAAATGTTGATCAGATTTACCGTGTTCATCGGTATTTTTACGATAATAACGGAACCGAAAATCTTCATTTGCCTTATGTTGCTCCTCCGATTGCTCCACTATTAAAGGACGAATTTTCAGAGATTGAAAATATAACACGGGTATCTCATACCGGAATGCTCTTTCGTTTGAACGATGAAAAAGTGGCCGAACCATATGTTTGTTTTGCCGAACCGGATATTCTGAATATTTTCTCATTCGCAGGGCTCCCCGGTGAAAACAATTTGCTAAACGAACCATTAACCGCTGTTGTCTCTTCAACTATTGCTAGTAAGTATTTTAAGAACGAATATGCCGTTGGTAAAACCATGGAATTTTTCGATGAAAATGGTACTAGCTATAATCTAAAAGTTACCGGAGTTTTCAAAGACTGGGGGCAAAACAACCATTTCCGTCCTGAAATCCTTATTTCTTTTTCTACCTATGCAAGTGCCGTTGGTGAAAGTGAGTTAAAGGACTGGGGCAGCAATAATTACGAAACATTTGCATTGATGAGGAATAAACCTCTGCAATTGGATTCCCGCCTCGATAAGTTCATCAACAAACAATTTGAAAACGGAACCAGCTGGACAAAAATCAGAATGGAAAAATTAGCTGATATCCATCTCAACTGGTATGGAAATCGTTCAAGTATTTATGTGTTGTTATCGATAGCTTTGTTGATTCTGATTTTGGGAAGCATCAACTACATCAACCTTAATACTGCAATTTACACCAAACGCATTAAAGAAATTCAGATTAAAAAAGTTATTGGTGCATCGGCTAAACGAATATTATCCTTACTAATGCTTGAATCAGTCTTGTTCTGCATTGTATCGTTAATTGTTGCGTTGCTTATTGTTAGTGTGGCCATTCCATATCTTGCTGATCTTTTTAACAGTAACCTGGCATTTTCAGTAGGCCGGAACCTAAATATTATAACCGTATTTTTTATTCTATCAATTCTTATCGGATTAATATCAGCAGTATATCCGGCTAAATTATTGTTTGTCAGGAAGAAATATGTCTCAATGCCAGGCAAAATGTCGTTTCGGAACGGGATGGTTATTTTTCAGTTTTTTGTTTCAATTGCCCTGATTATGTCATTTCTGACAGTGAATAAGCAGTTAAACTATTTGCAGACAAAAAATCTTGGGCTTAATCAGGAAAATGTAATAACAGTGGGCGCATCGCCTAACCATATTCAAAAGCTGGATGTACTTCGGGATCAGTTAATGAAAAACCCCAATATTATTGATGTGTCGGGCTCTAAAAGAATACCATCGCAACGCCTGAATGACAGTAATGGAATGGAAGTTTCCAATAATGGAAAAATGGAACCTCTTGGTTTTCGGGTAGCCAATATCCGGGGCGACGAACATTTTGTTACAACCTATGAAATGAAGCTGATTGCCGGTACTAATATTAGCAATCAGGCAAAAGATGAAAAGGAATATCTGGTGAATCGTGTGGCAGTGGAGAGAATTGGATGGGAATCGCCCGAAGCAGCAATAGGGCAGATAGTTGAATATGGAAATGAAAAAGGGAGAGTAGTTGGTGTGTTGGAAAACTTTAATTACGAATCGTTGCACAATGCCGTATTCCCGATTATTCTTTACAAGGACGCTTCAAGCTACAACCGCATTTCAATACGAATAAATCCGGCAGACTTGTCGAATACGATTGGATTTATTAAAAACACATGGCAGGAATTCGATCTGTCAGGTTCTCCATTTTCCTATCAGTTTATTGATGAACGTTTTGAGCACTTATATCAGTCGGAGAAATATACCAAAACAATATTCACCTGTTTTATGGTGCTGGCTATATTCATTGCCATTTTGGGATTAATCGGATTATCGCTTTTTGTAATGGAACGTCGAACAAAAGAAATTGGTGTTCGAAAAGTAAATGGCGCCAAGATTTCGGAGGTGATGGTCATGCTTAACAAGAACTTTATAAAATGGGTAGCCATTGCTTTTATAATCGCCACGCCAATTGCTTATTACGCTATGAATAAATGGCTCGAAAACTTTGCCTACAAAACCGATTTGAGCTGGTGGATATTTGCGCTGGCCGGTGTGCTGGCATTGGGGGTTGCATTGCTCACAGTGAGTTGGCAAAGTTGGCGGGCGGCAGCGAGAAATCCGGTCGAGGCACTCAGGTATGAGTGA
- a CDS encoding ABC transporter permease yields the protein MLKHIFKITFRNILNSKVYTVINILGLSLGLTCALIIALWVKYELSFDTFHEKSQDLYKAAFCYEPQDLHGYVLPAPVAQQLKDKFPDVKNTTVFVKQENKKIIYNKNGFLTSGSFVDSSFFSMFEFPFLIGSSSEALIDPNSIVLTKSLAEKIFGEKNPLGDIVELDLNGIQQFVVSGVLKDIASNSDLKFDFLIPYELISEYLNSWDFKAVETYVQLKSNTDYELFNSQIAGVISEFKPDWNNRLYITPLTRCHLYNLQGGGRIQSIYIFSVVAIMILIIATFNFINLAMARSDKRIKEIGVKRIMGTHKKLLIFQFLYEAQVMAFIAMILSVIFIELILPSVNTLLNLNLDFDFTFYTIATLLGFSFFTGLVSGIYPAFFLSSIKPIDILKNNIGALQLLQRRNDKHNYAQKFSFRSVLVTFQFALTIILITGIIVVRQQLQYLKEKDLGFDKENILVVDMQDDLQGNYEAVKNQLLQLPGITNVSASESPLTKWQSSCTPDWEGKSTDNIFDMGVNSVDYNFAKTLGIEIKEGRFLSREYSTDANEGFVINEAAVKAMELKNPVGKSMSIFEGTPYERTGKIIGIIKNMHTESLYADIKPFVYKYAPAGSYMYIKTNSSANSAIVETVKSTIKQIVPDDPGTLGFLDENLNELYLSEQTTEKLMEYSSFIAIIISCLGLFGLSFFSTKLRIKEIGVRKVNGAKITEILAMLNKDFVKWVIIAFIIATPIAWVAMNQWLESFAYKTNLSWWIFALAGLLALGIALLTVSWQSWRAATRNPVEALRYE from the coding sequence ATGCTAAAACATATTTTTAAAATCACATTTCGAAATATTCTGAACAGTAAAGTTTATACAGTTATAAATATACTGGGATTAAGCCTTGGATTAACCTGTGCGCTAATTATCGCTTTGTGGGTTAAATATGAATTGAGTTTTGATACGTTTCATGAAAAATCACAGGACCTTTACAAAGCGGCATTTTGTTATGAACCGCAGGATTTACACGGTTATGTACTACCAGCTCCCGTGGCTCAACAGTTAAAAGATAAATTCCCGGATGTGAAAAACACAACGGTTTTTGTCAAACAAGAAAACAAAAAAATAATCTACAATAAAAATGGATTTTTAACCAGTGGTAGTTTTGTTGACTCCTCTTTTTTTTCGATGTTTGAATTTCCGTTTTTAATTGGTTCTTCTTCCGAGGCATTAATAGATCCTAATTCAATAGTTCTTACCAAATCGTTGGCAGAAAAGATTTTTGGTGAAAAAAATCCTCTTGGAGATATAGTAGAACTTGACTTGAATGGAATTCAGCAATTTGTTGTTTCGGGAGTTTTAAAAGACATTGCATCGAATTCCGACCTAAAATTTGATTTTCTGATTCCTTATGAATTGATATCAGAGTATTTGAATAGCTGGGATTTTAAAGCAGTGGAAACATATGTACAACTTAAAAGCAATACCGACTATGAATTATTCAATTCTCAAATAGCAGGTGTAATTAGTGAATTTAAACCTGATTGGAATAACCGTTTGTACATTACTCCCTTAACCCGGTGTCATTTATATAACCTCCAGGGCGGCGGCCGTATTCAGAGTATTTATATTTTTTCGGTTGTTGCGATAATGATTTTAATTATTGCAACTTTCAATTTTATAAATCTTGCCATGGCAAGGTCCGATAAAAGAATAAAAGAAATTGGAGTAAAAAGAATTATGGGAACACATAAAAAACTTCTAATCTTCCAGTTTCTTTATGAAGCCCAGGTTATGGCTTTTATCGCTATGATTTTATCTGTCATTTTTATCGAATTGATACTACCATCTGTTAATACCCTCCTCAACCTGAATCTTGATTTTGATTTTACTTTTTATACAATCGCCACTTTATTGGGATTCTCATTTTTTACCGGGTTGGTTTCCGGAATTTATCCGGCTTTCTTTCTTTCATCGATTAAACCTATCGATATTTTGAAGAACAATATTGGAGCTTTACAATTACTTCAAAGACGTAATGATAAGCACAATTATGCACAGAAATTTTCATTCAGGAGTGTTCTTGTTACATTTCAATTTGCATTGACAATAATACTGATTACGGGGATTATTGTTGTTCGCCAGCAGCTACAATATTTGAAAGAAAAGGATCTTGGATTTGATAAGGAAAATATTCTTGTTGTTGACATGCAAGACGATCTCCAGGGTAATTACGAGGCTGTAAAAAATCAATTATTGCAATTGCCCGGGATTACGAATGTATCGGCCTCTGAAAGTCCTTTGACCAAATGGCAGTCTTCCTGTACTCCTGATTGGGAAGGAAAAAGTACCGATAATATTTTTGATATGGGTGTGAATTCTGTTGATTATAATTTTGCAAAAACTCTCGGAATTGAAATAAAGGAGGGAAGGTTCCTTTCGAGGGAATATTCGACAGATGCTAATGAAGGGTTTGTCATAAATGAAGCTGCTGTTAAAGCAATGGAATTAAAAAATCCGGTTGGTAAGAGTATGTCAATTTTTGAAGGAACACCATACGAACGTACGGGGAAAATTATTGGAATAATAAAAAACATGCATACCGAATCGTTGTATGCCGATATAAAACCCTTTGTTTATAAGTATGCTCCAGCGGGTTCATATATGTATATTAAAACGAATTCATCGGCTAATTCAGCCATAGTTGAAACTGTTAAGAGTACAATAAAACAAATCGTCCCTGATGATCCGGGAACACTTGGCTTTCTGGATGAAAATCTGAATGAATTGTATTTATCAGAACAAACAACCGAAAAATTAATGGAGTATAGCTCTTTTATTGCAATTATTATTTCATGCCTTGGATTGTTTGGACTGAGTTTTTTTAGTACAAAACTAAGGATTAAAGAAATTGGCGTCCGGAAGGTAAACGGCGCTAAAATCACTGAAATATTAGCAATGCTCAACAAAGACTTTGTCAAATGGGTAATCATCGCTTTTATAATTGCCACACCCATTGCCTGGGTTGCCATGAACCAATGGCTCGAAAGCTTTGCTTACAAAACCAATTTAAGTTGGTGGATTTTTGCCCTGGCCGGGTTACTGGCACTTGGAATTGCTCTGTTAACGGTTAGCTGGCAAAGTTGGCGGGCTGCTACGAGGAATCCTGTCGAAGCTCTCCGATATGAATAG
- a CDS encoding ABC transporter permease — MNSLRNINHKIILRTIWRNKLHSSINIIGLAIGIAVFILIARYVNHQFSFDRFHKQQNNIYKVYLGDNGSLPPAVALFLKDNIAGIEDVVRVDEWFGGGNKGYLEYEKETIRTENFIFADSSFFDFFDFKMLYGDAQNGLKFPNSIILSERLSRKIFGNENPTGKQITYLSDYPSAKYTFTVSGVIEDSPTNSSIPYNGIISMSTITYHHIRNGNISEDWVNWGFGSYFKISSPEIVHQLNNETPECWTNLMAERWQVDKGSQRAEEYKLNFVPLKEVHFQGSNKRSSVYLILLIGLVILIIAIINYINLSLAISSTRLKEIGIRKIIGSDKSTLFKQFITESILITSIAGIIAVIIVLFIHPYLFNFTGFKSVVAPGETFKALVFLIGGLILIGFISGLYPAWFLTKLKPVKSVKNEFNKGTKGNRLKHVLITTQFVVSIFLIIAVLTFSKQANYIKSKNLGFDKEHLIYLSGGASISNQYQAFRESLLANPSIQNIARSNGTFVGHLNIGSKHKVNGEFKNYKATTVDPDFIETFGIELLEGRNFSKSIKNDLNNTALVNECFVKQMELEDPIGSTVTFLGDDITIIGVIKDFYISSLHHEIEPSMLCYLPWNTCINIKVSGIDLENTIATIESTWKEFSPDVPFEYHFLDERFEELYQAETEFSSLIKIFTLIAIFIACLGLFGLISFSALQRKKEIGIRKINGAKISEVMIILNNNIIKWVAIAFVIATPIAYYAMNKWLDNFAYKTTLSWWIFALAGVLALGIALLTVSWQSWRAATRNPVEALRYE; from the coding sequence ATGAACTCATTAAGAAATATAAATCATAAAATAATTCTGCGAACCATTTGGCGCAATAAGCTTCATTCTTCGATAAACATTATCGGACTTGCAATTGGTATCGCTGTTTTTATACTAATAGCAAGATACGTAAATCATCAATTCAGTTTCGATCGCTTTCACAAACAGCAGAACAATATATACAAGGTATATCTTGGCGATAATGGATCTTTACCTCCGGCTGTTGCTTTATTCTTAAAGGATAATATTGCCGGAATTGAAGATGTTGTTCGGGTAGATGAATGGTTTGGTGGAGGAAATAAAGGGTATTTAGAATACGAAAAAGAAACGATAAGAACCGAGAATTTTATTTTTGCTGACAGCAGTTTCTTTGATTTTTTTGATTTTAAAATGTTGTATGGTGATGCACAAAATGGTCTGAAATTTCCAAATTCAATCATCTTATCAGAGCGTTTGTCGCGAAAAATATTTGGCAACGAAAACCCAACAGGTAAACAAATTACCTATTTAAGTGACTACCCCAGTGCAAAATATACTTTCACCGTAAGCGGTGTAATTGAGGACTCACCTACCAACTCATCAATTCCATACAATGGAATAATTTCAATGTCAACCATAACTTACCACCACATTCGAAACGGAAATATTAGCGAAGATTGGGTCAACTGGGGATTTGGCAGCTATTTTAAAATTTCTTCACCTGAAATAGTACATCAACTCAATAATGAAACACCCGAATGCTGGACAAATCTGATGGCTGAACGTTGGCAGGTAGATAAAGGAAGTCAGCGTGCAGAGGAATACAAATTAAACTTTGTTCCACTAAAAGAGGTACATTTCCAAGGTAGCAACAAACGCTCTTCAGTTTACCTGATATTACTAATAGGACTGGTCATTTTAATAATAGCCATTATTAACTACATTAATTTATCGCTGGCCATTTCCAGCACCCGTTTAAAAGAAATAGGAATTCGAAAAATAATCGGTTCTGATAAAAGTACTTTGTTCAAACAATTTATAACCGAGTCAATACTAATCACTTCAATTGCTGGTATAATTGCAGTAATTATAGTTCTTTTCATTCACCCCTATTTGTTCAACTTTACCGGATTTAAATCCGTGGTTGCACCTGGTGAAACATTTAAAGCACTGGTATTTCTGATTGGAGGACTAATTCTGATTGGATTCATTTCAGGATTATATCCTGCCTGGTTTCTTACAAAGCTTAAACCTGTAAAGAGTGTAAAAAATGAATTCAACAAAGGAACGAAAGGAAATAGGTTAAAACATGTATTGATCACAACTCAGTTTGTTGTTTCAATTTTTCTAATAATAGCAGTTTTAACGTTCTCGAAACAAGCGAACTATATAAAATCTAAAAATCTGGGATTCGACAAAGAACACCTGATTTACTTATCAGGTGGTGCCAGTATAAGTAACCAATATCAGGCATTCAGAGAATCGTTACTGGCAAATCCATCGATTCAAAATATAGCACGTTCAAACGGAACCTTTGTTGGCCATCTGAATATTGGTTCGAAGCATAAAGTTAATGGTGAATTCAAAAATTATAAAGCTACAACTGTCGATCCTGATTTTATAGAAACATTTGGAATTGAACTTTTAGAAGGCCGAAATTTCTCAAAAAGTATCAAAAATGATTTAAATAACACTGCTTTGGTAAATGAATGTTTTGTAAAGCAGATGGAACTGGAAGATCCAATTGGCTCAACCGTAACTTTTCTGGGAGATGACATTACAATTATAGGGGTAATTAAGGACTTTTATATCAGCTCTTTGCACCACGAAATTGAACCATCAATGCTTTGCTATCTGCCATGGAATACTTGCATTAACATTAAAGTATCGGGCATTGATTTGGAAAATACAATTGCCACAATTGAAAGCACATGGAAGGAGTTCTCTCCCGATGTACCTTTCGAATATCATTTTCTGGACGAACGTTTTGAAGAACTTTATCAGGCTGAAACAGAATTCAGTTCATTGATTAAAATATTTACCCTGATCGCCATATTTATTGCTTGCTTAGGTCTTTTTGGTCTAATCTCTTTTTCTGCTTTACAACGAAAGAAAGAAATCGGTATTCGAAAAATTAACGGTGCCAAAATTTCGGAAGTAATGATTATCCTAAATAATAATATTATAAAATGGGTAGCCATCGCTTTTGTAATTGCCACGCCCATTGCCTACTACGCTATGAATAAATGGCTCGATAACTTCGCCTACAAAACCACATTAAGTTGGTGGATATTTGCGCTGGCCGGTGTGCTGGCTTTGGGCATTGCACTGTTAACTGTTAGCTGGCAGAGCTGGAGGGCAGCTACGAGAAATCCGGTTGAAGCGCTGAGGTATGAATAA